In Desulfatibacillum aliphaticivorans DSM 15576, a genomic segment contains:
- a CDS encoding DUF11 domain-containing protein encodes MKQKITQQRRIQRAWLHASALVFLVVMGLGLALAAMPDAGTKIVNQGSVFYTDENGEDRQASTNLVTLTIRQVYAASLEGDRSAYASPDGEALMFHTLTNEGNGQDVYCVSVAEAAGDSGDFERLQVVLDENQNGAVDDDEEVLHISGQAGYGTVTLDRGSAASLILVGKVPFGAVDAQNYGAVLTVQAQEGTGACQNGGVTDGGANADASGDTNQDTVIITNDGVLSITKTSVYQENGAGTADDTILYTVQIENQGANDAKDIAVTDDLPTGTAYQDASLAVNGDWTTNAGDDGNDGLDGQEPTHDAAVPGTISGLIDLLPAGDSVSFSYVTDLDDDLEGGALIKNFATCQGDLDNDPLTTEPEVKSNTTEDVFPAVYGVEIADTGAGALAGVNDGGDDDAANDSQLVDQADQGESVIFTNIVTNQGNLEDSFNLAVTATGFPAGTVFVFYNASGEVRLLDTNGDGTIDTGPVASGASVNVIVKAVLPSSASLGGPYTATVTATSALDPSGLPAADTVTETLTTIVSNIVDIANSNPAPGFNDGGVANADTPPAVVNSLSAVPGQTVIFTLYAANEGSFQDDYELSAWADVTGSVALPDDIQVEFTLPAGETVTHTGPLDSGEVFSYYAKVTSSQDRVTGAVTIFFMVKSPVTLAQDVKADQLVVATDESIALSPNQRAPIYPGSVVHYVHLLQNTGNTQEDVTVYVESQSHLRNELEYPTAALGSEVTAWTKTENLNIGDNVVIYDSSAASWISVALVDDGSGGLAIPMDPGDHTNIRVRVQATLNEVEFTRDLLVLRADVAVGSATASVLDITTVNGTQLTITKTGAVDNNCDGTPDTVFGTGTLEALPGECVIWKLEVINLGQEPICQVEVHDGAVAFTTLDGAPAIISEPAPGGTGSCVVNGQDFDCTVGNPYDIDNNGGSESFCLQPGEQAEIRFRVKVE; translated from the coding sequence ATGAAGCAAAAAATCACCCAGCAGCGTCGAATACAACGGGCATGGCTCCATGCCTCGGCCCTGGTGTTTTTGGTTGTCATGGGCCTGGGCCTCGCCCTGGCTGCAATGCCTGACGCGGGAACGAAAATCGTAAACCAGGGCTCTGTATTTTATACGGACGAAAACGGCGAGGACCGCCAGGCTTCAACCAACCTGGTGACCCTGACCATCAGGCAGGTCTATGCGGCGAGCCTGGAAGGCGACCGTTCCGCCTACGCCTCTCCGGACGGAGAAGCCCTGATGTTCCACACCCTCACTAACGAGGGCAACGGCCAGGACGTCTACTGCGTTTCCGTGGCGGAAGCCGCCGGAGACTCGGGCGACTTTGAACGGCTTCAGGTGGTTTTGGATGAAAATCAGAACGGCGCCGTGGATGACGACGAGGAAGTTCTGCACATTTCCGGCCAGGCCGGATACGGAACCGTTACCCTGGATAGGGGCTCTGCGGCTTCCTTAATCCTGGTGGGCAAGGTTCCCTTCGGCGCCGTGGACGCCCAGAATTACGGCGCTGTGCTGACTGTCCAGGCCCAGGAAGGGACCGGCGCCTGCCAGAACGGCGGGGTGACGGACGGCGGCGCCAACGCGGACGCCTCCGGCGACACCAACCAGGATACGGTTATCATCACCAACGACGGCGTCCTGTCCATCACAAAAACCTCGGTCTACCAGGAAAACGGGGCAGGTACAGCTGACGACACAATCCTGTACACGGTCCAAATCGAAAACCAGGGCGCCAATGACGCCAAGGACATTGCGGTGACCGATGACCTCCCCACCGGGACGGCTTACCAGGACGCCTCTTTGGCGGTAAACGGCGACTGGACGACCAACGCCGGGGACGACGGAAACGACGGATTGGACGGCCAGGAGCCCACCCACGACGCAGCGGTTCCCGGAACCATATCCGGCTTGATCGACCTGCTTCCTGCAGGCGATTCCGTGAGCTTTTCCTATGTGACGGACCTGGACGACGATCTGGAAGGCGGCGCCCTGATAAAGAACTTTGCAACCTGCCAGGGCGACCTGGATAACGACCCTTTAACCACAGAGCCGGAAGTCAAGTCAAACACCACGGAAGACGTTTTTCCTGCGGTCTACGGCGTTGAAATTGCCGACACCGGCGCAGGCGCTTTGGCGGGAGTAAACGACGGCGGAGACGACGACGCGGCCAACGACAGCCAGTTGGTGGATCAGGCCGATCAGGGCGAGTCCGTCATCTTCACAAATATCGTCACCAACCAGGGCAACCTGGAGGACAGCTTCAACCTGGCCGTCACTGCAACCGGTTTTCCCGCCGGGACCGTTTTTGTGTTCTACAATGCTTCGGGCGAAGTCCGGCTTTTGGATACAAACGGCGACGGAACTATCGACACCGGCCCCGTGGCTTCGGGCGCCTCGGTCAATGTAATTGTCAAAGCAGTGCTTCCCTCTTCCGCCTCATTAGGCGGGCCTTACACTGCAACGGTTACTGCGACCTCAGCCCTGGATCCCTCTGGCTTGCCGGCCGCGGACACGGTCACGGAAACCCTGACGACCATCGTTTCCAACATCGTGGATATCGCCAACAGCAACCCGGCGCCCGGCTTCAACGACGGCGGGGTTGCCAATGCCGACACGCCTCCGGCTGTGGTCAACTCCCTTTCCGCGGTTCCGGGGCAAACCGTCATCTTCACCTTGTATGCCGCCAACGAAGGCAGCTTTCAGGACGATTACGAACTTTCCGCCTGGGCCGACGTAACAGGCTCCGTAGCGCTTCCCGACGACATCCAGGTGGAATTCACCCTGCCTGCAGGGGAAACCGTCACCCACACCGGCCCCCTGGATTCCGGCGAGGTTTTTTCCTACTACGCCAAGGTCACCTCATCCCAGGACCGGGTCACGGGAGCGGTCACCATATTTTTTATGGTCAAATCGCCCGTCACCCTGGCCCAGGACGTTAAGGCGGACCAGCTTGTGGTGGCGACGGACGAAAGCATTGCTCTAAGCCCCAATCAGCGTGCGCCCATCTATCCAGGTTCGGTGGTTCATTACGTCCATTTGCTTCAGAACACGGGCAATACCCAGGAAGACGTAACCGTTTATGTGGAAAGCCAATCCCACCTGAGGAATGAACTGGAATACCCCACGGCCGCCCTGGGCTCCGAGGTTACCGCCTGGACCAAGACGGAAAACCTGAACATCGGCGACAACGTGGTGATTTACGATTCAAGCGCCGCCTCATGGATATCCGTCGCCTTGGTGGACGACGGCTCCGGCGGCCTGGCCATTCCCATGGACCCGGGCGATCACACCAATATCCGGGTGCGCGTCCAGGCTACGCTTAACGAGGTGGAGTTCACCCGCGACCTGCTGGTCCTGAGGGCCGATGTGGCTGTGGGCTCTGCAACAGCCAGTGTGCTGGATATCACCACCGTCAACGGAACTCAACTGACCATCACAAAAACCGGCGCCGTGGATAACAATTGCGACGGAACGCCGGACACGGTCTTTGGCACCGGAACCCTGGAAGCGCTTCCCGGCGAATGCGTGATCTGGAAGCTGGAAGTGATCAACCTGGGCCAAGAGCCCATCTGTCAGGTGGAGGTGCATGACGGCGCCGTGGCGTTCACCACCCTGGACGGGGCGCCGGCCATTATCTCCGAGCCCGCTCCCGGCGGAACAGGAAGCTGTGTAGTGAACGGCCAGGACTTTGATTGCACCGTAGGAAATCCCTACGACATTGATAACAACGGCGGGAGCGAATCTTTTTGCCTCCAGCCCGGAGAACAGGCGGAAATCCGTTTCCGCGTAAAGGTGGAATAA
- a CDS encoding DUF11 domain-containing protein, which produces MRKQISKRTLALTALAILAMCATAFAGPLESLMETLLVTKDAKGAEVLKKTDAAYPGDIVEYRTTYRNTGDSALSGLVVQVPVPPNTTYVAGSATSLVVHDLLISIDGGSTWDEEPVKRMRQGEDGVKKEIIIGPEEYTHIRWVPKSVIQPGEVQVFRCRVKIS; this is translated from the coding sequence ATGCGCAAACAAATATCCAAAAGGACCCTCGCCCTGACGGCGTTGGCGATCTTGGCTATGTGCGCAACTGCTTTTGCAGGCCCTTTGGAAAGCCTGATGGAAACCCTTTTGGTGACAAAAGACGCCAAGGGCGCCGAGGTCCTCAAAAAAACCGACGCCGCTTATCCCGGAGACATTGTTGAGTACCGCACGACCTACCGGAATACCGGCGACTCGGCCCTGAGCGGTTTGGTGGTGCAGGTTCCCGTGCCTCCCAATACGACCTACGTGGCCGGTTCGGCGACGTCCCTGGTCGTCCATGATCTTTTGATCAGCATTGACGGCGGATCGACCTGGGATGAAGAGCCCGTCAAACGCATGCGCCAAGGCGAGGACGGAGTAAAAAAGGAAATCATTATCGGTCCCGAAGAATACACGCACATCCGTTGGGTTCCCAAAAGCGTGATCCAGCCTGGCGAAGTGCAGGTGTTTCGGTGTCGTGTGAAAATCTCATAA
- a CDS encoding beta strand repeat-containing protein yields the protein MKTWNSNRQISWKTVFAVLLALCVLPGVALATGTSAGERIQNQATATYVDANLNAQTAQSNIATVEVGQVYSATLAEDRSLYAASGQSVNFSHVLANTGNGEDTYTIALAQGISGGDDLDFDNLAVYIDQNGDGVATAGETLITNGGGTGTVTLQADSQLDLVVLAKLPTSTPGQTAGATLTVTPTSGIVDDLTAGNGVDTLDGTNEDLATVTDNAVLNVNKSSTYNDGGTDSIVDDTVTFVVTITNTGPVAAYDVEIQDALDLTVFDVTDVTDIVINATEGDYEDTVADPAEGTANTDTINGFDPIAVNDANNDATTGDFGVRGHDDVLNADETISFTYTVPVIATLPAGTLLRNSVNILGDKNDDGDDDDDGEDVTSNITTQIVPQVYGVTVTDTGVNGAAGVNDGGDDDSLPNDTQQVNTAASGEQVLFKNIITNNGNGTDIFELTAVNGNFPAGTVFSFWQADGTTALLDTNDDGAVDTGPMIAGEVKTIMIKAQLPAGAYDGDGTNAGSFTATVAATSEGDANISDDATEELLTITAPRVDLSNEAAVGASTPDGNPLSNEDAYTVVGSESPTTTYNAAPGAAVNIPLTIQNDSGVPDSFQLTAGASWNGAVLGGMPTGWSYVFKSTAGNTITTTPAVSPGGSYSFYLRVTVPSTAVFALADYSSDFDGDATVETIDGSSPADGDGDYPVFIRVVSTNTGASDIKLDAIDVSDSEKVTLQANQTGQIQPGGSIAYPHTLRNDGNTVEAFTLSAVNSLSASGWGNNILVDTTGDGSGNKPFSTLAITDSVFYTDAAGAYVSQVFGQTVANSLVFAPGEKLGLSVLEFAPSSAPDGTLDILTITATYNAGASKVVNIDQTTVIQGQIRLSKTVAVDATCNGVADEAFAVEAASKANPEECVCWRLVVTNEGTAAADDVVIYDTVPAFSDYVPGSMLSGAGDFGTTANPGASLIAHTDADDAEARPDGYNAKVVGDSITFELGTIASGASVTLQFQTKVQ from the coding sequence ATGAAAACCTGGAACTCTAACCGGCAAATTAGCTGGAAAACCGTATTTGCGGTTTTGTTGGCATTGTGCGTCCTGCCGGGCGTTGCTTTGGCGACTGGAACTAGCGCGGGGGAGCGCATTCAGAACCAGGCTACTGCAACTTACGTGGATGCAAACCTGAACGCCCAGACGGCCCAGTCCAATATTGCGACCGTGGAAGTCGGGCAGGTTTATTCCGCCACTTTGGCTGAAGACCGCTCTCTTTACGCGGCTTCCGGCCAGTCCGTAAACTTTTCTCACGTTTTGGCAAACACCGGCAACGGAGAAGACACCTACACCATCGCCCTGGCCCAAGGCATTTCCGGCGGCGACGACCTCGATTTTGACAACCTGGCCGTGTACATCGACCAGAACGGGGACGGCGTGGCCACCGCCGGTGAAACCCTGATAACCAACGGCGGCGGAACCGGCACGGTAACCCTGCAGGCCGACAGCCAGTTGGACCTGGTCGTGCTGGCCAAACTGCCCACCTCCACACCCGGCCAGACCGCCGGCGCCACCCTGACTGTAACGCCCACCAGCGGAATCGTTGACGATCTCACCGCAGGCAACGGCGTGGATACCCTGGACGGCACCAACGAAGACCTGGCAACCGTGACTGACAACGCGGTCCTGAACGTCAACAAGTCTTCCACGTACAACGACGGGGGCACCGACTCCATCGTGGACGATACGGTCACCTTTGTGGTCACCATCACCAACACCGGCCCGGTGGCGGCTTACGACGTGGAAATTCAGGACGCCCTGGATCTCACGGTGTTTGACGTAACCGATGTGACCGACATCGTAATCAACGCTACCGAGGGCGACTACGAAGACACCGTCGCAGACCCCGCGGAAGGTACGGCCAACACAGACACTATCAACGGCTTTGACCCCATTGCAGTCAATGACGCCAATAACGACGCCACAACAGGCGATTTTGGCGTGCGCGGCCATGACGACGTGTTGAACGCCGACGAGACGATTTCTTTCACCTACACGGTTCCCGTCATAGCAACCTTGCCCGCCGGAACCCTGCTCCGGAACTCCGTGAACATCCTGGGCGACAAAAATGACGACGGCGATGACGATGACGACGGTGAAGACGTCACCTCCAACATCACCACCCAGATCGTTCCGCAGGTGTACGGCGTGACCGTGACGGATACAGGCGTTAACGGAGCCGCCGGCGTAAATGACGGCGGCGACGACGACAGCCTGCCCAACGACACCCAACAGGTGAACACCGCCGCTTCCGGCGAGCAGGTTCTGTTCAAGAACATCATTACCAACAACGGCAACGGAACCGACATCTTTGAACTGACCGCAGTGAACGGCAATTTCCCCGCAGGCACCGTTTTCAGTTTCTGGCAGGCCGACGGAACCACCGCCCTCCTGGACACCAATGACGACGGCGCCGTGGACACGGGCCCCATGATCGCAGGCGAAGTAAAAACCATTATGATCAAAGCCCAGTTGCCCGCAGGCGCTTATGACGGCGACGGAACCAACGCAGGCTCCTTTACCGCTACGGTGGCCGCAACTTCCGAAGGCGACGCAAACATTTCTGACGATGCAACCGAGGAACTGCTCACCATTACCGCTCCCAGGGTCGACCTTTCCAACGAAGCAGCGGTTGGCGCCAGCACTCCTGACGGAAACCCCCTCAGCAACGAGGACGCATACACGGTCGTGGGCAGCGAATCTCCCACCACCACGTATAATGCCGCCCCCGGCGCGGCCGTGAACATCCCGCTGACCATCCAGAACGACTCCGGCGTGCCGGACTCCTTCCAGCTTACCGCAGGCGCAAGCTGGAACGGCGCCGTCCTGGGCGGAATGCCCACGGGTTGGTCCTATGTGTTTAAAAGCACGGCAGGCAACACCATCACCACCACGCCGGCGGTCTCCCCGGGCGGAAGCTACTCCTTTTATTTAAGGGTGACGGTTCCTTCCACCGCCGTGTTCGCTCTGGCCGATTACTCCTCGGACTTTGACGGTGACGCAACGGTTGAAACCATTGACGGGTCCTCTCCGGCTGACGGCGACGGCGACTACCCCGTCTTCATCCGGGTCGTCTCCACCAATACGGGCGCTTCGGATATCAAGCTGGACGCCATTGACGTGTCCGATTCTGAAAAGGTCACCCTGCAGGCCAACCAGACCGGCCAGATTCAGCCCGGCGGCTCCATCGCCTATCCTCATACCTTGAGGAACGACGGCAACACCGTGGAAGCCTTCACCCTGTCCGCCGTAAACAGCCTGAGCGCCTCCGGTTGGGGCAACAACATCCTGGTGGATACCACGGGCGACGGCTCCGGCAATAAGCCCTTCTCCACCCTGGCCATTACGGACAGCGTGTTCTACACGGACGCCGCCGGCGCATATGTTTCCCAGGTGTTCGGCCAGACTGTGGCCAACAGCCTGGTTTTCGCTCCGGGTGAAAAACTTGGCCTCTCTGTTCTGGAATTCGCGCCCTCAAGCGCCCCGGACGGAACCCTGGACATCCTGACCATCACCGCCACTTACAACGCAGGCGCCTCCAAGGTCGTGAACATTGACCAGACCACAGTTATCCAAGGCCAGATTCGTCTGTCCAAGACCGTGGCCGTGGATGCGACATGCAACGGCGTGGCCGACGAAGCCTTTGCTGTGGAAGCGGCCTCCAAGGCCAATCCCGAAGAGTGCGTGTGCTGGCGTCTGGTTGTCACCAATGAAGGTACGGCTGCGGCTGACGACGTGGTCATCTACGACACCGTACCTGCTTTCAGCGACTACGTGCCCGGCTCCATGCTGAGCGGCGCAGGCGACTTCGGAACCACTGCCAACCCAGGCGCTTCCCTCATCGCCCATACGGACGCTGACGACGCGGAAGCCCGCCCGGACGGCTACAACGCCAAGGTGGTCGGCGACAGCATCACCTTTGAACTCGGAACCATTGCTTCCGGCGCATCCGTTACTCTGCAGTTCCAGACCAAGGTGCAGTAG